One Exiguobacterium sp. FSL W8-0210 genomic region harbors:
- a CDS encoding replication initiation factor domain-containing protein: MNEDLENLIRYLEYRVLLNRIRSAYPYEYAYTIPGGKGIIQVARKDAKVPQIRFEFNPKHSKDSEIFALYRSIIGYLKNVYCTRADLAFDYEEDLEGVRWIDYLGRPGSMFWGGAGDNQTYYVGGASSKLQIVTYNKRAERASKMGLPEETISSEDWWRIEARLDKEEVSNFLEDDSYNPFNDAVPYSTIPLGMNTLKATDKLILLGLLTPEGKTILADLSFPTRKKYKQMLETYTMPLPIDIKGDFEDAKKDLRQQVYRWLNYARVVVS, translated from the coding sequence ATGAATGAGGATTTAGAAAATCTTATTCGTTACCTAGAATATCGAGTTTTGCTGAATAGAATAAGAAGTGCTTATCCTTACGAATATGCTTATACGATTCCTGGTGGTAAGGGAATCATTCAAGTAGCTAGAAAAGATGCTAAGGTTCCTCAGATACGTTTTGAGTTCAATCCTAAGCACTCGAAAGACTCTGAGATTTTCGCTTTGTACAGGTCGATCATTGGTTACTTGAAAAACGTATATTGTACTCGGGCGGACTTGGCGTTTGATTATGAAGAAGATTTAGAAGGTGTGAGATGGATTGATTACTTAGGTCGTCCGGGTAGCATGTTTTGGGGCGGTGCTGGAGACAATCAGACGTATTATGTTGGTGGTGCTAGCTCTAAATTACAAATCGTTACTTACAACAAACGTGCGGAACGTGCTAGCAAAATGGGATTGCCTGAGGAAACTATCTCATCTGAGGATTGGTGGAGAATTGAGGCAAGATTGGATAAGGAAGAAGTTTCTAACTTCTTGGAAGATGATTCTTACAACCCGTTTAACGATGCTGTGCCATACTCTACAATACCGTTGGGCATGAATACTCTTAAGGCGACAGATAAGCTGATTCTGTTGGGCTTATTAACTCCTGAGGGGAAAACAATTTTAGCTGATCTCTCGTTTCCTACAAGGAAAAAATACAAGCAGATGCTTGAAACGTACACAATGCCTCTTCCAATTGATATAAAAGGTGACTTTGAAGACGCAAAAAAAGACCTGCGGCAACAGGTCTATCGTTGGTTAAACTACGCAAGAGTAGTAGTTAGCTGA